Genomic DNA from bacterium:
CCTGCACCAGCACGACAACGGTGGGTATCCCTTCTGGCGGTTTGTGACGCGGTGCCATCCGTACCTGGCTGAACTTCGAGAACTCTTCTATGCGAACGGCAGGAAGATCGTCCCCGAGACGATCGGAACGCTGTTCAGACACCCGGAGTCGCTCGCAGTTTGGTTCATGGACGATGGCACGTGCGATCGACGGCAAGGATCGATGCTCTTCGAGACTCAATGCTTCGGCCCCGAGGATCTTCAACGGCTGCAAGCGGTCCTGCGGGACAACTTCGGCGTGAAGACCGCGGTGCACCGAAGCGGAGTGCGGAGAGGCCGGTGACTGTACGTGACAGTCGCCGAGGCCAGGAAACTGGTAAGTCTCATCGGTCCATATGTGCTGCCGGAAATGCGATACAAGCTCCCGTTCCCTGTAACGACTGATGGCTGCAAAGCCTGAGATGGAGCGCCTGCCGAAAAGGCAATCTGTGGTCTCCATCACACGCCGGCTCCTTCCGACTCCTTGGAAGGATGAAGCTATAGTCTGTGCCTCTGGAGACAGAGGGAAATCACACGCGTGAGACAGTTCGGTCCCTATCCACTGCGGGCGCAAGAGGCTTGAGGGGTGCTGCTCCTAGTACGAGAGGACCGGAGTGGACGCACCGCTGGTGTACCGGTTGTCCTGCCAAGGGCAAGCGCCGGGTAGCTATGTGCGGACGGGATAAGCGCTGAAAGCATCTAAGCGCGAAGCCCACCCCAAGATGAGGCCTCTCATCGGGTAACCGAGTAAGACCCCAGGAGGACTACCTGGTTGATAGGCCGGAGGTGTAAGGGCCGTAAGGTCTTGAGCCTACCGGTACTAATCGGTCGAGGGCTTGAGGGTACGAATTGTAGGGGCAGCTGTATGGAGCTTGCACCGTGGCTCGGAGTCGCAGGCAAGGGCTTCTGATGCACTAAGAAGCCTGGGATCCGAACGCACGAGCCATGGGCGAAATGTGCGGACGCGCGCGCTCGGATGCAACTGCGTCCGCGGCAAGGTTCCCGGCGGCGTTGCCGGAGGGGTCACACCCGTTCCCATTCCGAACACGGTCGTTAAGCCCTCCAGGGCCGATGGTACTGCGCCGGCACCGGCGTGGGAGAGTAGGTCGCTGCCGGGGTTATGTCGGTGGGGGAAGGTCAATCCTTCCCCCACCGCATCCCCTTCGAATCTCGAACGATACGGCGCAGAACCGTGGGCACACGTTAGAGATACGTTAGTCATTCTGTTGCGCACATCGCTCAACAGCCGATCGGTGCGCGGCATCATCGTGGAGGAATCGGCATGTCGATGATCCGCCCTCCGCTTGAGACGCTCTTGGACAAGGTCGACAACAAATACGCGCTCGTCATCGGCGTGGCCAAGCGCGCCCGTCAGCTCAAAGAGGGCCAACTGCCGATGGTCGATATCCCGAGCACGAACCCGGTGACGGTCGCGCTCGAGGAAATCGCCGCCGGCAAGGTGCGCGCGGAGAAGTCTACGGAGCCGATCAAGGAAGACTAGCGGGCGCAGAGAACGCACGGCGGCGGGGTCCGGATCTCAGATCCGGACCCCGTTTCGTTTTTCCGGGCCCGCGCGGCCGCCCGCCGGCGGCGGCGGCCGCAGGGGCTCGACTTTTAACTCCCGAAGGCTCATGCAGTGACAAGCCGTCGCCCGGAGCACACGCCGGGCGACGAGTCGTCGGCGCAGCGTGGAGGACAGTCGTGGAGAGCGGCTGGCAGTTTCGTAAGGCGCTGGTCACGAGTCACCGCGGCGTCGTCGCGGCGAAGCATCCGCTGGCGGCGCGGGCGGGCGTCGACATGCTGAATCGCGGCGGCAACGCGGTCGACGCCGCGGTCGCCACCGCGTTCGCGATCGGCGTGATCGAGCCGTGGATGAGCGGGTTGGGCGGAGGCGGCTACATGGTGGTCGGCCGTCCTGCCGGCGCCTCGGGCCCCGCGGACGCGGCCAGTGTCGTCGAATTCGGCATGCGCGCGCCGCTCGCGGCGCACGCCGAGATGTTCGAACTCGAGGACGGCTACGATACGGAGCTGTTCGGGTGGCGGCGCGTCCGCAACCAGGCCAACATTCACGGCCCGCGCTCGGTCGCGGTGCCCGGCGTGCCGGCGGGCCTGGCGCTCGCGCTCGAGCGCCTCGGGACGATGCCGCTGGCGGAGGTGCTGCGGCCGGCGATCGCGCTCGCGCGGAACGGCTTCCCGGCGGACTGGACCACCACGCTGCAGGTCGCGCTCGACGCCGCGACGCTCCGGCGGTACGAATCCGCGGCGTCGCTCTTCATGCCGGGCGGGCTGCCGATCGTCCCCGCCGCAACGCCGCAGCCGCATCTCGTCAAGCAGCCGGACCTCGCCCGCACGCTCGAGGCGATCGCCGCCGAGGGCCCGGATGCCTTTTACCGCGGGGCGGTCGCCAAGCGGATCATCGAGGATGTTCGGAGCCACGGCGGCATTCTGGACACGGAGGACTTCGCCCGGTACGAAGCGCGGGTCGCACCGGCGCTCGTCTCGCGCGCGCTCGGCTACGACGTGATGCTGTCCTCGGGTCCGAGCGGCGGCGCCACGCTTGCGGAGATCGCCGGCCTCACGGCGGGATCGCCGCTGGGGCGGCTCGGCCACAACACCGCGCCGTACCTGCATCTGTTGATCGAAGCGACGCACGCCGCGTTCGACGACCGGCTGCGCCTTCTGTCGGACGAGGGCGGGTGGGACGCGCTCACCAGCGATGCGCACATCTCAACCCGGCGGA
This window encodes:
- the rpoZ gene encoding DNA-directed RNA polymerase subunit omega produces the protein MSMIRPPLETLLDKVDNKYALVIGVAKRARQLKEGQLPMVDIPSTNPVTVALEEIAAGKVRAEKSTEPIKED
- a CDS encoding gamma-glutamyltransferase family protein, which gives rise to MESGWQFRKALVTSHRGVVAAKHPLAARAGVDMLNRGGNAVDAAVATAFAIGVIEPWMSGLGGGGYMVVGRPAGASGPADAASVVEFGMRAPLAAHAEMFELEDGYDTELFGWRRVRNQANIHGPRSVAVPGVPAGLALALERLGTMPLAEVLRPAIALARNGFPADWTTTLQVALDAATLRRYESAASLFMPGGLPIVPAATPQPHLVKQPDLARTLEAIAAEGPDAFYRGAVAKRIIEDVRSHGGILDTEDFARYEARVAPALVSRALGYDVMLSSGPSGGATLAEIAGLTAGSPLGRLGHNTAPYLHLLIEATHAAFDDRLRLLSDEGGWDALTSDAHISTRRTGIGERASAPAGAGGRTGADPTSTTHLCAADASGTMVSLTQTLLSRFGSRVLVPGAGVLLNNGMMWFNPEPGHRNSAAPGRRPLANMTPAVVGVEGRPVFAVGASGGRRIIDAVLQLVLNHMEFGMDAQAAIDAPRMDASGDEVVVDARIPAAVRDDLARRGHRIVAAEETMAPRFFASPVAVARDPSTGALSGGADPYHPAAAVGA